A genomic segment from Amycolatopsis camponoti encodes:
- a CDS encoding TIGR03854 family LLM class F420-dependent oxidoreductase, with amino-acid sequence MLKIRLGVAPAAGTGPAEFAGLAERLESAGVDSLWLSELVYSPEVDPMIGMTHALARTSKLKVGTGVAILPGRHPVLVAKQLLTLAGLAPKRVLPVFGLRPARAAEHDLFPVPAGRRAAVFDESLVLLRRLLEEDSVSFSGEFFEVSDVSLGPRPAKRLDVWLGGSAPAALRRTGRLADGWLGSFHTPSQAREAVVAIQAAAAEAGREIEEDHFGLSLVVADRGVPSGLAEMAARRSPGVPLTDLVATSWPEARRLVEQYIEAGLSKFVIRPGHGDFDGFLEKFQAELVPLQN; translated from the coding sequence GTGCTGAAGATCAGGCTGGGTGTCGCACCGGCGGCGGGGACCGGGCCGGCGGAGTTCGCCGGGCTCGCGGAACGGCTCGAGAGCGCCGGCGTCGACTCGCTGTGGCTGTCCGAGCTGGTGTACTCGCCCGAGGTCGACCCGATGATCGGCATGACGCACGCGCTGGCCCGGACGTCGAAGCTCAAGGTCGGCACCGGCGTCGCGATCCTCCCGGGGCGGCACCCGGTGCTGGTGGCGAAGCAGCTGCTGACGCTGGCCGGGTTGGCGCCCAAGCGGGTGCTGCCGGTGTTCGGCCTGCGTCCGGCGCGCGCCGCGGAGCACGACCTGTTCCCGGTGCCGGCCGGTCGCCGGGCGGCGGTGTTCGACGAGTCGCTCGTGCTCTTGCGGCGGCTGCTGGAGGAGGACTCGGTGTCGTTCTCCGGTGAGTTCTTCGAGGTTTCCGATGTGTCGCTGGGGCCGCGCCCGGCGAAGCGGCTGGACGTGTGGCTCGGCGGCTCGGCCCCGGCGGCCTTGCGCCGGACGGGACGGCTGGCCGACGGGTGGCTGGGGAGTTTCCACACGCCGTCGCAGGCTCGTGAGGCCGTGGTCGCGATCCAGGCCGCCGCGGCCGAAGCGGGGCGGGAGATCGAGGAGGACCACTTCGGGTTGAGCCTGGTGGTGGCGGATCGCGGCGTGCCTTCGGGTCTGGCCGAGATGGCGGCCCGGCGCAGTCCCGGCGTTCCGCTGACGGACCTCGTGGCGACGAGCTGGCCCGAGGCCCGGCGGCTGGTGGAGCAGTACATCGAGGCGGGGCTGTCGAAGTTCGTGATCCGGCCCGGGCACGGGGATTTCGACGGGTTCCTCGAGAAGTTCCAGGCCGAGCTGGTGCCGCTGCAGAACTAG
- a CDS encoding helix-turn-helix domain-containing GNAT family N-acetyltransferase, which translates to MTTTAPDAALLPVEDAATYAEWFACLADTTRVRILHAVAAAGKAVTIGEITEQMAISQSNCSHHVRKLADVGFVRLRKVGTATLVSVNASCAVSLPHAADVVMGLLAPKPTEPGDLAPDVTVRPLRVKDWPAVRRIYAEGIATGDATFETEVPPRTELEAKWLRGHRWVAEVDGQVAGWAAAATVSSRDCYAGVAETSVYVGEKFRGRGVGKALMHQLVTAADEGELWTLQTSIFPENRNSVALHHGAGFRTVGIRERIGELDGRWRDTVLLERRRASQL; encoded by the coding sequence ATGACGACGACTGCGCCCGACGCCGCCTTGCTGCCCGTCGAGGACGCCGCGACCTACGCCGAGTGGTTCGCCTGCCTCGCCGACACGACGCGGGTGCGGATCCTGCACGCGGTCGCGGCCGCCGGAAAGGCCGTCACCATCGGCGAGATCACCGAGCAGATGGCGATCAGCCAGTCCAACTGCTCCCACCACGTCCGTAAGCTCGCCGACGTCGGCTTCGTGCGGCTGCGCAAGGTCGGCACCGCCACCCTCGTGTCGGTCAACGCCTCCTGCGCGGTGAGTCTCCCGCACGCGGCCGACGTGGTCATGGGGCTGCTCGCCCCCAAGCCCACCGAACCCGGCGACCTCGCCCCGGACGTCACCGTCCGGCCGCTGCGCGTCAAGGACTGGCCGGCCGTGCGCCGCATCTACGCCGAGGGCATCGCCACCGGCGACGCGACCTTCGAAACCGAGGTCCCGCCGCGCACCGAGCTCGAGGCCAAGTGGCTGCGCGGCCACCGCTGGGTCGCCGAGGTCGACGGCCAGGTCGCCGGCTGGGCCGCCGCGGCCACGGTGTCCAGCCGCGACTGCTACGCCGGGGTCGCCGAGACCTCGGTGTACGTGGGGGAGAAGTTCCGCGGCCGCGGCGTCGGCAAGGCCCTCATGCACCAGCTGGTCACCGCCGCCGATGAGGGCGAGCTGTGGACGCTGCAGACGTCGATCTTCCCCGAGAACCGCAACAGCGTGGCCCTGCACCACGGCGCCGGGTTCCGCACCGTCGGCATCCGGGAGCGCATCGGTGAGCTCGACGGCCGGTGGCGCGACACCGTCCTGCTCGAACGGCGCCGCGCCTCGCAGCTCTGA
- a CDS encoding DinB family protein, with protein sequence MDKRAVHEGMERTRKSFHELLDAASRSDLRRTSAGTRWNNRQLLFHMLLGYLIIRALLRLVRIFGRLPDGASREYARLLNAGTRPFDVVNFAGSWLGGTLMPRSWMVTLFDRTIAALHRRLDGESDIDLARGMHYPTRWDPFFQDYMTLADVYRFPARHFDFHHGQLTMPLD encoded by the coding sequence GTGGACAAGAGAGCCGTTCACGAGGGCATGGAGCGAACGCGCAAGAGCTTCCACGAGCTGCTCGACGCAGCGAGCAGGAGCGACCTGCGGCGCACCAGCGCGGGTACGCGGTGGAACAACCGTCAGCTGCTGTTCCACATGCTGCTCGGCTACCTGATCATTCGCGCGTTACTACGGCTGGTGCGAATTTTCGGCCGTTTACCCGACGGAGCGAGCCGCGAGTACGCACGATTGCTCAACGCGGGCACCAGACCCTTCGACGTGGTCAACTTCGCCGGCTCGTGGCTTGGCGGGACGCTCATGCCGCGTTCCTGGATGGTGACGCTGTTCGACCGGACGATCGCGGCACTGCACCGTCGGCTGGACGGCGAGAGCGACATCGACCTTGCCCGTGGCATGCACTACCCGACCCGGTGGGACCCGTTCTTCCAGGACTACATGACCTTGGCCGACGTGTACCGGTTCCCGGCCCGGCACTTCGACTTCCACCACGGCCAGCTGACCATGCCTCTCGATTAG
- a CDS encoding DUF5313 domain-containing protein translates to MERPGALRWLGYAVGVKLPDRYKDWALYDATSKHWRARYVLQRSVGIVPLCAVWLLLPGSIWLRLSLVLMAALVAYFYSCAYMEESIEHRLGRQGFPHHTGRHVRAEAAEAKNAEATARYIARYRTSSEG, encoded by the coding sequence ATGGAACGACCTGGTGCACTCCGCTGGCTCGGTTACGCCGTCGGCGTCAAGCTGCCGGACCGCTACAAGGACTGGGCCCTGTACGACGCGACGTCGAAGCATTGGCGAGCCCGGTACGTGCTGCAGCGGTCGGTCGGCATCGTGCCGCTGTGCGCGGTGTGGCTGCTGCTGCCCGGCTCGATCTGGCTGCGCCTCTCCCTGGTGCTGATGGCGGCGCTCGTCGCGTACTTCTACTCCTGCGCGTACATGGAGGAGAGCATCGAGCACCGGCTCGGCCGGCAGGGCTTCCCGCACCACACGGGCCGCCACGTCCGCGCCGAAGCGGCCGAGGCGAAGAACGCCGAGGCGACGGCCCGCTACATCGCGCGCTACCGGACGTCGTCGGAGGGTTAG
- a CDS encoding DUF1015 family protein, which produces MSDWIRPIGQGWVVRDAVPGPDVDEFAEPDRVVAALAAPGAADSLLAVQHPARTPAALARGLDLTAAVPVARAVLERLRKRFYRPVREIVAPYRIEGPDGVALGLLCLVDPAAVTDDGAARVRHTEDVYADVVAERAAVLAGLGCATSAAMLVPASGGDLLTEQVERACAGLGLPDLSTTDAAGRRHELWVVPAGPLQNRLLAAVAAAELLVADGNHRVAAASAAGHGALLALVTAGPQLRIGAINRVLTGTGLGPEDLVSRWCAAGLDVRYEEHAVPVTGEVVVRAGPAVLRIPLPKGAGPEPVIDHEIVERVLFAEALGVDPDGPCVLPLPAGRPVPADADAVVLLAPVRYSDVLAVHAAGRRMPRKATYFTPKPRSGLVLAELQPGRE; this is translated from the coding sequence ATGAGCGACTGGATCCGGCCGATCGGCCAGGGGTGGGTGGTCCGCGACGCGGTGCCCGGCCCCGACGTCGACGAGTTCGCCGAACCCGACCGCGTGGTCGCGGCACTGGCCGCGCCCGGCGCCGCGGACAGCCTGCTGGCCGTGCAGCACCCGGCCCGCACGCCCGCGGCGCTCGCGCGCGGGCTCGACCTGACCGCCGCCGTCCCGGTCGCGCGGGCCGTGCTCGAACGGCTCCGCAAGCGGTTCTACCGGCCGGTGCGCGAGATCGTCGCGCCCTACCGGATCGAGGGGCCGGACGGCGTGGCGCTGGGCCTGCTGTGCCTGGTCGACCCGGCGGCGGTGACCGACGACGGCGCCGCGCGCGTCCGGCACACCGAGGACGTCTACGCCGACGTCGTGGCCGAGCGCGCGGCCGTGCTGGCCGGGCTGGGCTGCGCGACGAGCGCGGCGATGCTCGTCCCGGCGTCCGGCGGCGACCTGCTGACCGAGCAGGTCGAACGGGCCTGCGCCGGCCTCGGCCTGCCCGATCTGTCCACAACGGATGCGGCCGGGCGGCGGCACGAGCTGTGGGTGGTGCCGGCGGGCCCGCTGCAGAACCGGCTGCTGGCCGCGGTGGCCGCCGCCGAGCTGCTGGTCGCCGACGGCAACCACCGGGTGGCCGCGGCGTCGGCGGCCGGCCACGGTGCGCTGCTGGCCCTGGTCACGGCGGGCCCGCAGCTACGGATCGGCGCGATCAACCGGGTCCTGACGGGCACCGGGCTCGGGCCGGAGGACCTGGTGTCCCGCTGGTGCGCGGCCGGCCTGGACGTCCGGTATGAGGAGCACGCGGTGCCGGTCACGGGCGAAGTGGTGGTCCGCGCCGGCCCGGCGGTGCTGCGGATCCCGCTCCCGAAGGGGGCCGGGCCGGAGCCGGTGATCGACCACGAGATCGTCGAGCGGGTGTTGTTCGCCGAGGCGCTCGGAGTGGACCCGGACGGGCCGTGCGTGCTGCCGTTGCCCGCGGGCCGTCCGGTGCCGGCGGACGCGGACGCGGTGGTGTTGCTCGCGCCGGTGCGGTATTCGGACGTCCTCGCGGTGCACGCGGCCGGTCGCCGGATGCCGCGGAAGGCGACGTACTTCACGCCGAAGCCGCGCAGCGGGCTGGTTCTGGCGGAGCTTCAGCCGGGTCGTGAGTGA
- a CDS encoding molybdopterin-containing oxidoreductase family protein, producing MISGASLFVNPSIAGADPATAEIPTVGSRTGGELSFTTDSAALHPDTVVSTACQFCNSNCRLQVGVRAGRVISVSGDPDDPVQAGNFCVKASMMPEIAYSPLRLTTPLRRVSGAKGSKDSKFEPVSWDQALDLIADRLLQLRDSGQVKTIANRTTGRLPRGTGSLVARLFALLGSPNNTDVGPVCNDAGGNALATTFGLGTFTNGYGVDGATGREDLGSAKYFLFLGTNQAETHPVTFDYLLRSRKKTHAKLVVVDPRRTPTGAAADTWVAPKPHTDFALVLGMLQHIIANSLHDKAFVQRWVLGFAELRDHVKDYTPDWAAGVTGVPAATIRQLAEDYAKAEPAAIFCNAGISHQLGAFDTYRVLTFLAAVTGNIGVPGGGCNFMHNTWPGDLRLPELTVATPPLDQALPVGPDYFAESILTGRPYPLKAVITEGNPLISSANTTKVREAFKKLDFYVYTGLFMEEAAYYADVILPVTSGLELDGVYMRRDDRAIRWQHAAVPRVGQSKPDWEIWIDLAHAFARRDRRKPAGYWADAFPQSWKDYSKLWAEFVKHTPAMGGMTQQRMDARAEPLRWPCPTTSHPGVSTLYLDHPSWYEAAAALGAPGKRFLTPSGNVEIFTPELDRKLAAAGHRALPVFYTHPEVTGANPTIAYEPGFVTNPINPQAVTHKVRLGVPGSDAVHRDFPLMGMTGRPSVVHFASVTHWTPTGERLNGIRLVQVHPDTARRFGIGDRDTVVVESPRGKVTGTALFWTAIRPDTIFVPNTFGPAQQVGDQFGDPRYEAANGLVDDAFYDNLSGQQAYKCFACRISKA from the coding sequence GTGATCAGTGGCGCCTCCCTGTTCGTCAACCCGTCGATCGCCGGTGCGGACCCCGCCACGGCCGAGATTCCCACCGTCGGCAGCCGCACGGGCGGGGAGCTCAGCTTCACCACCGACTCGGCCGCCCTGCACCCGGACACCGTCGTCTCGACGGCCTGCCAGTTCTGCAACTCGAACTGCCGCCTCCAGGTCGGCGTCCGGGCGGGGCGGGTCATCAGCGTCTCCGGCGACCCGGACGACCCGGTCCAGGCCGGAAACTTCTGCGTCAAGGCGTCGATGATGCCGGAAATCGCCTACAGCCCGCTGCGGCTGACCACTCCCCTGCGCCGGGTATCCGGCGCCAAGGGCTCGAAGGACTCGAAGTTCGAGCCGGTCTCCTGGGACCAGGCACTCGACCTCATCGCCGACCGGCTGCTGCAGCTGCGCGACAGCGGTCAAGTCAAGACGATCGCCAACCGCACCACCGGCCGGCTCCCCCGCGGCACCGGCTCGTTGGTCGCGCGCCTGTTCGCGCTGCTGGGGAGCCCGAACAACACCGATGTCGGCCCCGTCTGCAACGACGCCGGCGGCAACGCCCTCGCCACGACGTTCGGGCTCGGCACCTTCACCAACGGCTACGGCGTCGACGGCGCCACCGGCCGGGAGGACCTCGGCTCCGCGAAGTACTTCCTGTTCTTGGGCACCAACCAGGCCGAGACCCACCCGGTCACCTTCGACTACCTGCTCAGGTCCAGGAAGAAGACCCACGCGAAGCTCGTCGTCGTCGACCCGCGCCGGACACCGACCGGCGCGGCCGCCGACACCTGGGTCGCGCCGAAGCCGCACACCGACTTCGCGCTCGTGCTCGGCATGCTCCAGCACATCATCGCCAACAGCCTCCACGACAAGGCGTTCGTGCAGCGCTGGGTGCTCGGATTCGCCGAACTACGCGACCACGTCAAGGACTACACCCCGGACTGGGCCGCCGGCGTCACCGGCGTGCCGGCCGCGACGATCCGGCAGCTCGCCGAGGACTACGCCAAGGCCGAGCCCGCCGCGATCTTCTGCAACGCCGGCATCTCCCACCAGCTCGGCGCCTTCGACACCTACCGCGTCCTGACCTTCCTCGCCGCGGTCACCGGCAACATCGGCGTCCCGGGCGGCGGCTGCAACTTCATGCACAACACCTGGCCCGGCGACCTCCGCCTGCCCGAGCTGACGGTCGCCACACCGCCGCTGGACCAAGCGCTGCCGGTCGGGCCGGACTACTTCGCCGAGTCCATCCTCACCGGCCGCCCGTACCCGTTGAAGGCCGTCATCACCGAAGGCAACCCGCTCATCTCGAGCGCGAACACCACCAAGGTCCGCGAAGCGTTCAAGAAGCTGGACTTCTACGTCTACACCGGCCTGTTCATGGAGGAAGCCGCCTACTACGCCGACGTCATCCTGCCGGTCACCAGCGGCCTGGAACTGGACGGCGTCTACATGCGACGCGACGACCGCGCCATCCGCTGGCAGCACGCCGCGGTGCCGCGAGTCGGGCAGTCCAAGCCGGACTGGGAGATCTGGATCGACCTCGCTCACGCCTTCGCCCGTCGCGACCGCAGGAAGCCCGCGGGCTACTGGGCCGACGCCTTCCCCCAGAGCTGGAAGGACTACTCGAAGCTGTGGGCGGAGTTCGTGAAGCACACCCCGGCGATGGGCGGGATGACACAGCAGCGGATGGACGCCCGCGCCGAGCCGCTGCGCTGGCCGTGCCCGACGACGTCGCACCCCGGCGTCAGCACGCTCTACCTCGACCACCCGTCCTGGTACGAGGCGGCGGCCGCGCTCGGCGCGCCGGGCAAGCGGTTCCTCACCCCGAGCGGGAACGTCGAGATCTTCACCCCGGAGCTGGACCGCAAGCTCGCCGCCGCCGGCCACCGGGCGCTGCCGGTCTTCTACACCCACCCCGAGGTGACCGGCGCCAACCCGACGATCGCCTACGAGCCCGGCTTCGTCACCAACCCGATCAACCCGCAGGCGGTGACGCACAAGGTGCGCCTCGGCGTCCCCGGCTCGGACGCGGTACACCGGGACTTCCCGCTGATGGGCATGACCGGCCGGCCGAGCGTCGTCCACTTCGCGAGCGTCACCCACTGGACACCGACCGGCGAGCGGCTCAACGGAATCCGCCTGGTCCAGGTGCACCCCGACACCGCACGGCGATTCGGGATCGGCGACCGCGACACCGTGGTCGTGGAAAGCCCGCGTGGGAAAGTGACCGGCACGGCGCTCTTCTGGACGGCGATCCGGCCGGACACGATCTTCGTCCCCAACACCTTCGGCCCCGCCCAGCAGGTCGGCGACCAGTTCGGCGACCCGCGCTACGAGGCCGCCAACGGGCTGGTCGACGACGCGTTCTACGACAACCTGTCCGGCCAGCAGGCGTACAAGTGCTTCGCCTGCCGGATCAGCAAAGCCTGA
- a CDS encoding MarR family winged helix-turn-helix transcriptional regulator produces MIDLGEDPLKLDRQVCFALSVASRSVIAIYRPLLEPYGLTHPQYLVMLALWERSPRSVKDLGASLRHEPATLSPLLKRLEALGYVTRTRSRSDERQLIVELTESGRALRAEAEKIPYQVVETLGMEVSELEALHGVLSRVIAATA; encoded by the coding sequence ATGATCGACCTGGGTGAGGACCCCCTGAAGCTCGACCGGCAGGTGTGCTTCGCGCTGTCGGTGGCTTCGCGCAGCGTGATCGCGATCTACCGGCCGCTGCTGGAGCCGTACGGCCTGACCCACCCGCAGTACCTGGTGATGCTGGCGTTGTGGGAGCGGTCGCCGCGGTCGGTGAAGGACCTGGGCGCGTCGCTGAGGCACGAGCCGGCGACGCTGTCCCCGCTGCTCAAGCGGCTGGAGGCGCTCGGCTACGTCACGCGCACCCGGAGCCGGTCCGACGAGCGCCAGCTGATCGTCGAGCTGACGGAGTCCGGGCGGGCGCTGCGGGCCGAGGCCGAGAAGATCCCGTACCAGGTGGTGGAGACGCTGGGGATGGAGGTCTCCGAGCTGGAGGCGCTCCACGGCGTGCTGTCCAGGGTCATCGCCGCGACCGCCTGA
- a CDS encoding ROK family transcriptional regulator: protein MELTPWDGSRIGLDQEEMRRHNRGTFLRLVHLNGGISRAELARRMNLNRSTIKTLTAELSAAGLVREVAQTDNRHQGRPSPIVRPETQRFHVLAFDVAVDRVVAARIGLGGVILDRKVAARRRSGVDLDYVVTTLAELGRELIDAAPSTSTCVGLGASYCGMIRPGDGTVRFGPDLGWVDQAFGAELARRLGLGLRVPVGNEAHLGALAEHLRGAGMGVQNLVYLHGDVGVGGGIIVGGTVLDGDAGYGCELGHMVVNPHDGRPCGCGSSGCLEAEAGERALLDAARRPPEVFGRDAVRAVAADAAAGDANARDALDYVGDWLGIGVANLINLFNPAVVVFGGMLRDVYAGVLPRVRGRVARNVLPVAKEKVRLSVSALGDDATLIGAGELGFERLLHDPLSEMPRVSPTAW, encoded by the coding sequence ATGGAATTGACACCCTGGGACGGCTCGAGAATCGGGTTGGATCAGGAGGAGATGCGTCGGCACAATCGCGGTACTTTTCTTCGCCTCGTGCACCTGAACGGCGGAATCTCGCGAGCTGAGCTCGCGAGACGGATGAACCTCAACCGAAGCACGATCAAGACGTTGACGGCGGAACTGAGCGCGGCGGGCCTGGTCCGGGAAGTGGCGCAGACGGACAATCGCCACCAGGGCCGCCCGTCGCCCATCGTGCGGCCGGAAACTCAGCGTTTCCACGTATTGGCGTTCGACGTCGCCGTGGACCGGGTGGTCGCCGCCCGGATCGGCCTCGGCGGTGTCATCCTGGACCGCAAGGTCGCTGCCCGGCGCCGGTCCGGAGTCGATCTCGACTACGTGGTCACGACGCTCGCGGAGCTCGGCCGCGAGTTGATCGACGCGGCGCCGTCGACGTCGACTTGCGTGGGGCTGGGGGCCTCGTACTGCGGAATGATCCGTCCCGGCGACGGGACCGTCCGCTTCGGCCCCGACCTCGGCTGGGTCGACCAGGCGTTCGGCGCTGAACTGGCACGCCGGCTGGGGCTGGGACTGCGCGTGCCGGTGGGAAACGAGGCGCATCTCGGAGCGCTCGCGGAGCACCTTCGCGGGGCCGGGATGGGCGTGCAGAACCTGGTCTACCTGCACGGCGACGTCGGCGTCGGTGGCGGGATCATCGTCGGCGGCACGGTGCTGGACGGTGACGCGGGGTACGGCTGCGAACTGGGCCACATGGTCGTCAACCCGCATGACGGGCGACCTTGTGGCTGCGGCTCCAGCGGGTGCCTGGAGGCCGAAGCCGGTGAACGGGCCTTGCTGGACGCCGCACGCCGACCGCCGGAGGTCTTCGGTCGTGACGCCGTGCGGGCGGTGGCCGCCGACGCTGCCGCGGGCGATGCCAATGCTCGCGACGCGCTCGATTACGTCGGGGATTGGCTGGGCATCGGCGTCGCCAATCTCATCAATCTCTTCAATCCGGCGGTGGTCGTCTTCGGCGGAATGTTGCGGGATGTGTACGCCGGTGTACTGCCGCGAGTACGTGGCCGCGTCGCCCGCAATGTGCTGCCGGTGGCGAAGGAAAAAGTCCGCCTGAGTGTGTCGGCTCTCGGCGACGACGCCACCCTGATCGGCGCCGGCGAGCTCGGATTCGAGCGGCTGCTGCACGATCCCTTGAGCGAAATGCCGCGGGTTTCGCCGACCGCTTGGTGA
- a CDS encoding RluA family pseudouridine synthase: MRRKLRPPIPPRHGLDPARLKLPDGEWPTLLAHLVDRLPRVTPDRIEQMLREERIHGTDGPLAVDEPYAPGSFIWFHRDLPDEVPVPFAIRVVHRDEHLLVVDKPHFLATIPRGQHILETALVRLRRDLDLPHLSPAHRLDRVTAGLVMFVITPELRGKYQTLFRDRKVHKEYEAIAPYDPALDLPRTVRSRIIKERGVLAAQEVPGEPNAETYVELAGHHDGLGHYRLVPSTGRTHQLRVHLSGLGIPILGDDFYPELREKPLGDFTKPLQLLARVLAFDDPLTGTPRRFTSGLRLAARDGLDAWAAPPA, translated from the coding sequence ATGAGACGCAAGCTCCGGCCCCCGATCCCGCCCCGCCACGGGCTGGATCCCGCCCGGCTGAAACTGCCCGACGGCGAGTGGCCGACCCTGCTGGCGCACCTCGTCGACCGCCTCCCGCGGGTGACGCCGGACCGGATCGAGCAGATGCTGCGCGAGGAGCGCATCCACGGCACCGACGGCCCGCTCGCCGTCGACGAGCCGTACGCGCCCGGCTCGTTCATCTGGTTCCACCGCGACCTGCCGGACGAGGTGCCGGTGCCGTTCGCGATCCGCGTCGTGCACCGCGACGAGCACCTGCTGGTCGTCGACAAGCCGCACTTCCTGGCGACCATCCCGCGCGGGCAGCACATCCTCGAGACGGCGCTCGTGCGCCTGCGCCGCGACCTCGACCTGCCGCACCTGTCCCCCGCGCACCGCCTCGACCGGGTCACCGCCGGGCTGGTGATGTTCGTGATCACGCCGGAGCTGCGCGGGAAGTACCAGACGCTCTTCCGCGACCGGAAGGTCCACAAGGAGTACGAGGCGATCGCGCCGTACGACCCGGCGCTGGACCTGCCGCGGACCGTGCGCAGCCGGATCATCAAGGAGCGCGGGGTGCTGGCCGCGCAGGAGGTACCGGGCGAGCCGAACGCGGAGACGTACGTCGAGCTGGCCGGGCACCACGACGGCCTGGGCCACTACCGGCTGGTGCCCTCGACCGGCCGGACGCACCAGCTGCGCGTGCACCTGAGCGGCCTCGGCATCCCGATCCTCGGCGACGACTTCTACCCCGAACTGCGCGAGAAACCCCTCGGCGACTTCACGAAACCCCTCCAGCTGCTGGCCCGCGTCCTCGCGTTCGACGACCCGCTCACCGGAACGCCCCGCCGGTTCACCAGCGGACTCCGGCTGGCGGCCCGCGACGGCCTCGACGCGTGGGCGGCGCCCCCGGCGTGA
- a CDS encoding MDR family MFS transporter, with the protein MTSTPATSVKGVGFRSERGPVLIAVMLSTALVALDSTIIATAVPSVVRDLGGFSQFPWLFSVYLLTQAVTVPLYGKFADVLGRRPVMFFGIAAFLVGSVLCGAAWSMPVLIAARAVQGIGAGAIQPMSMTVIGDLYTVEERARVQGYVASVWGIASVVGPTLGGVFAEYLDWRWIFFINLPLGAIAALMLWRNFAERVERKPHKVDYTGAALLTVGCSLVILGLLEGGVAWAWGSVPSVAIFVTGAVLLVAFVLVEKRAAEPVLPLWVFTRRILVGGNLLAVVVGAVLMGLTSYLPTYAQGVLGAGALVAGFAVAALTVGWPISASLAGKIYLKIGFRDTALIGTVFVVGGAVLVATLDASSSIWSAALAAFVLGLGLGLTSSPTLVAVQSVVGWDRRGVVTATNLFSRSLGSAVGAAVFGAIANATLASRFASPPAEVAGKLPPSVDATSLVLGGHADSPVATFVRGALAEATHYVFVGLLVVAGVSVVALLLMPRKAEQLEF; encoded by the coding sequence ATGACGAGCACCCCCGCCACCAGCGTGAAGGGGGTCGGTTTCCGGTCGGAGCGTGGCCCGGTGCTGATCGCGGTCATGCTGAGCACCGCCCTGGTCGCCCTGGACAGCACGATCATCGCGACCGCCGTGCCGTCCGTGGTGCGCGACCTCGGCGGGTTTTCGCAGTTCCCGTGGCTGTTCTCGGTCTACCTGCTCACCCAGGCGGTCACCGTCCCCCTCTACGGCAAGTTCGCCGACGTCCTCGGCCGCCGCCCGGTGATGTTCTTCGGCATCGCGGCGTTCCTGGTCGGCTCGGTCCTGTGCGGGGCCGCGTGGAGCATGCCGGTGCTGATCGCGGCGCGCGCGGTGCAGGGCATCGGCGCGGGCGCGATCCAGCCGATGTCGATGACGGTGATCGGCGACCTCTACACGGTGGAGGAACGCGCGCGGGTGCAGGGCTACGTCGCGAGCGTCTGGGGCATCGCGTCGGTGGTCGGCCCGACGCTCGGCGGCGTGTTCGCGGAGTACCTGGACTGGCGGTGGATCTTCTTCATCAACCTGCCGCTGGGCGCGATCGCGGCGCTGATGCTGTGGCGCAACTTCGCCGAGCGGGTGGAGCGCAAGCCGCACAAGGTCGACTACACGGGCGCGGCGCTGCTGACGGTCGGCTGCTCGCTGGTGATCCTGGGCCTGCTCGAAGGCGGCGTCGCGTGGGCGTGGGGCTCGGTGCCGAGCGTGGCGATCTTCGTCACGGGCGCGGTGCTGCTCGTGGCGTTCGTGCTGGTGGAGAAGCGCGCGGCCGAGCCGGTGCTGCCGCTGTGGGTGTTCACGCGCCGGATCCTGGTGGGCGGCAACCTGCTGGCGGTGGTGGTCGGCGCGGTCCTGATGGGGCTGACGTCGTACCTGCCGACGTACGCCCAGGGCGTCCTCGGCGCGGGCGCGCTGGTCGCCGGGTTCGCGGTGGCCGCGTTGACGGTCGGCTGGCCGATCTCGGCGTCCCTGGCGGGCAAGATCTACCTGAAGATCGGCTTCCGCGACACGGCGCTGATCGGCACGGTGTTCGTGGTCGGCGGCGCGGTGCTGGTGGCGACGCTGGACGCGTCGTCGTCGATCTGGTCGGCGGCGCTGGCGGCATTCGTCCTGGGGCTGGGTCTCGGCCTGACGTCGAGCCCGACGCTGGTGGCGGTCCAGTCGGTGGTGGGCTGGGACCGCCGGGGCGTGGTGACGGCGACGAACCTGTTCAGCAGGTCGCTGGGCAGCGCGGTGGGAGCGGCGGTCTTCGGCGCGATCGCGAACGCGACGCTGGCTTCGCGGTTCGCCTCACCACCGGCGGAGGTGGCCGGCAAGCTCCCGCCTTCGGTGGACGCGACGAGCTTGGTCCTGGGCGGACATGCGGACTCCCCGGTGGCGACGTTCGTCCGGGGGGCTTTGGCGGAGGCCACGCACTACGTGTTCGTCGGGTTGCTGGTGGTGGCGGGGGTTTCCGTCGTGGCGCTGCTGCTCATGCCGCGGAAGGCCGAACAGCTGGAGTTCTAG